DNA sequence from the Scophthalmus maximus strain ysfricsl-2021 chromosome 1, ASM2237912v1, whole genome shotgun sequence genome:
CTGGCGAATGTCTGCAAGAATTGCGTCCGGATTCTTGACTCTATAAAAAAATTGACGTAGTCAGTTCACTACCTTGAAGCCTGTATTTTCTgtagtgaccagcagagggcgatgACACTGGTCAAGTATGAATTTCTCTTACTAATATGTCCACAcaagttttttaaatgaactttGTCTTTATGTGTCAAACTAATAATGgaacatattttgtttttgagcaCAGCTGgtcatataaatattatattattattatgaggcTAAAGTTTGTAAGCATGTCTTCTGTCCTCTGCAGAAACACTGGGTGAGTTAAAACTACACATTGTGGACGCGGCCTCACTTGACATTATCGTgatattaatttttatttcttgaactatttcatttttgtccgtttttgtgactttttaattgcaatcttgatttttttttttggttgctgTTCAGGAAAtagccagcaggtggcagcCGCTCCCCGGGCGTGTCCGCTCATGCAGGCCGTCGTTGACTGTTGACACTCGACCGGAAGTGCACCACAGCCCGCTGTGTTGTCTTCTCTCTCCGAGCAGCTTCGTCTTTTTATccgttttttaatatttgacgtgacaaacaaacacttcGTCCAGTTTGTGGCGTCGGTAAATAACGAGGATGGAGGAGTTTCACAACGGCAACGAGGTGTGTCCCCGAATCACCTTATTATTATGAatacttttattaattttaatcagATTTGTCCTCTTCCTTACTTCACCGTTAGGCAAACAACAACGATGCTAATGTCAATCATTGATAACAACATACACGTGGAGAGAGAATGAGCTAAGGATGCTAACCTGAAAGTGTATtttgtgtaataataatgatgctaAAACATGATGTTCTTGTATGTTTCTAACCCCAGTCTGTTTCCTTTATGTGTAAACAGTTAGTCTAATAACATCAGTGGCTTCCTGTTGAAAGTGGAGGATTCTGGACGTTAAAGCTGCTCTGACTCtggtgtctgttgtttttcagggaTCCTTCAACTCTGAGGAGGCTGATAACATTGTGAAAGAGGTGACGACGTGTGACGCCTGAACACCACATCACACTCACGTCACACCAACATTGTATCGTTCCGCTCCGTCACCTCGAGTCAGATCCTTACGTTGAAATGTTAAAGCTCGGTATATTGTCATTTCCATGAATTTGTTAGGAAACCACACCGAGACAAACGGGGATAAAGAGCGTCGTAGGTCGACGATCCCACGCTGAATATCTACTTATTGTGATGTGATGTTGTGTCTGTTAATTCCAGGCTTCGAGGTTCTACAGTCCTTATTTTTCACGTATCCTATTGTGAgagtttgttttatgtttatttatgttttgtttttttcatggtttcTTGGAGTTGATGAAGGAGATGATTCAGATGAGCACAGACGATTATAGAGTTACTGTTGAAATAATATCAGAATATCAGATCAAACCATGGACACATGATAAAATTTTGGCCcaaagatatttcttttttaatagttCCCACATCTGGAAGAAAGTTCTGTAAAAATTCCACCGGTGCTGCTGACGTGCAGAACAGTGTTTGCTCTTTGTTCCTGCGTCCTCGGGCTGAAACGGCGTCCGGTGATTCCCACATGACTGAAatactctgtctgtctgtgtgtctgtgtgtgtgtgtgtgtgtgtgtgtgtgtgtgtgtctgtgtgtgtgtccgtcccagTGCATCGAGGGCGTGGTGGGCGCTGACGACTACAGCCAGAGTCTGGTGAACAAGTGGACGGCCAGCATCGTGGAGCGCTGCCTCACGCAGCTGGTCAAACAGGGGAAACCGTACAAGTACATGGGTAAGAGTGGAACCCGTCCTCAATCAAagacgtatatatatatatatatattagagaATGACtgttaatgtgtctgtgtgtctggacAGTGACGTGTGCTGTGATGCAGAAAACTGGGGCAGGACTCCACACAGCCAACTCCTGCTACTGGGACACGACCATGGACGGTAAGGAGAACGTCCTCCAGCGAGAGTTGAGTCAGGACATCGCAGATATGAACCACAATCCCAGCGAGTATCTCATCCTCATCGAGAAAAGTCGTTGTTATTAACAAAATTATTACTGTCAAAGGATTCATCAACTTAGCGTATTGATAAACTGAACTGTATAAAAATCTGTCAAAGATCAAAGAATTCACCCAAAGTGACTATTTTTTACATCACAGATGTTTTCCACTTAAAACTATCAGAAACATTGTCCTTGGCAGGAAATGCAAAGGTGGAACTAATAACATTAACACAGTGAGCAGCTTACGGCATCAACTATATTAATAACTTTAAATTATTGAGCACCgttcaaaacagcagttacaaagtgctttacaaagacggacaaatattaaaaaacaaaacatcaaaatcaACAAAACGATATGATATCATTTAAAATCATAGACATCACGGAAACTAAACAGTTAAAAGAAACATATGAAATGTTAGTGAACTTTTaacaattttcattttggtGGCATCccataaaaatagaaacaaaggGAATTAATTCTTGCTCACAACATCTGGTACAAACGCTTGTTACTGAAAATTTCCTGAAGGAGTTTTTTTCGTTTGTCTTCGCAGGAAGCTGCACGGTGAGGTGGGAAAACCGCACCATGTACTGTGTGGTCAGTGTGTTCGCTGTGGCCATCGCATAGGACACACTCATGAATAGgcacacaacaaaaagaagattagaagaagaagagtgcaGTGTGTCCCTATGAACAGCAGGGGGCCACCAAGGGCCACATCCACACCGCTGTTTGTGCACCAGAGGAAACATCTGGATGAAAGTGACATCTTATCGTATTTATCTCTTCGCGTCACTGCACCGTTCACAGCTTCACATCACTCATCATGTTCTGTCACGACGAGCAGCGAGTCGCAGCTTCTGCaggaaaattaataaataataataaaaaaatagatttctgaacaacaacaagcacAGTCGTTTCTTTTTAGACAAACATGGAGGTGAACAggactgttttattttatcttgatTAATCAATACGTTATTTACTGTAATGgacaagcaaagaaaccaggaaatattcactttcAAGAAGAtgaaaatcagagaattttgacttaattttcataaaaacgacaAACTGATAAATTGGTGATTCATTTATTAGTCGGTTACTAATCAATGCATTTTTGCAGCTctaataaacataaaaacagataATTTATCCATAATCACATGATATAATTAAATGGCTGCTGGGTcatattttttccaaacaaacaagGTAATTCCTTTTTACTATTACTCATCTAAACGCAATCCAGGATGAATGGTTTCAGTAATTTCTGAATCTGCGTCTGTTGATTCACATCAAACGTAGAAACAGGAAACATGTCTCCAGGGCGGACGAGAGCCAATAGGAAGCTGAGGAAGGTTTTGAAAGCGGCGGTGTTTCACTTGTTGTCGAAacacaaaaggagaagaaagtaACTTGGGAAATGCAGCAGCGTTGTTTCCtcggttt
Encoded proteins:
- the LOC118307725 gene encoding dynein light chain Tctex-type 3, producing MEEFHNGNEGSFNSEEADNIVKECIEGVVGADDYSQSLVNKWTASIVERCLTQLVKQGKPYKYMVTCAVMQKTGAGLHTANSCYWDTTMDGSCTVRWENRTMYCVVSVFAVAIA